Proteins encoded together in one Falco peregrinus isolate bFalPer1 chromosome 2, bFalPer1.pri, whole genome shotgun sequence window:
- the CENPE gene encoding centromere-associated protein E isoform X2, producing MADEGAVTVCVRVRPLIARENDLEHKVSLHWRSENNTISDVNGTRVFSYDRVFQSSDNTQQLYDGVAVPIIQSAVQGYNGTIFAYGQTASGKTYTMMGNEDSVGIIPKAIQHVFKIICEIPDREFLLRVSYMEIYNETITDLLCDTRKKKPLGIREDVNRNTYVEDLIEEVVVAPEQVMAWIRKGEKNRHYGETKMNEHSSRSHTIFRMIIESRERSDPANANCEGAVMVSHLNLVDLAGSERASQTGSEGVRLKEGCNINRSLFILGQVIKKLCDDPSGFINYRDSKLTRILQNSLGGNAKTVIICTITPVSFDETLSTLQFANTAKRMKNTPKVNEVLDDDALLKRYRKEILDLKKQLEEVSSKTQIHAMEKDQLAQLLEEKNSLQKVQEDRIRNLTEMLVTSASFSSKQKANAKRRRRVTWAPGKINQMSMSCFEDFTSGLTETKKMKRSLSSVPDTEDSILENFEYDNQCLMAPDQISDEGTAGPNMNWTQKDFEESVQLCEALALEKDIAVNEVNVLQANFNSLVLENEQLKLEINEMKEKLKEKMEMDEFEALEKQTQKDHEAEINSKLEELREKENKIKILQNHVEELQKAGAEKKDISFSVGDSDKLTEEIQQLNKSLLDSETIALDAKKESAFLRTENLELKEKMNELANNYKQMQKDVQFYQSQIEAGKASYKKMQADLQKELQSVFQENARLTSLMEGKVPKDMLCLGELEKKAADLKGELEKTLKEKALLQKQVDELSEYQTLPNVVEMQQKEIIEKCEELHLVKLEREKLLSDVADNEIRFKHMTEEIGKSEDSLADAQLKYVKLDQEYVALKQLHEELQQKYVAVLGNNEQMKLQIDTLSKEAQESKTTLDEVKSELSIKMKELAEKTAEHKQLLEVREDFIQTQQKLNEMEQLKEQEKIMELRLEAKDSEIQTIIQQLTERQEEIKTLTQERDDLKQKEESLQAETDQLKEDIKDTVSMNILAHEELRNAQSSLKQSQETVKKLEKSISEKQLQFLCVEEALGKTIKEYKIQIAQMTEEIKIITMERDGLAEGKTENDTCRESDELQVQKEQIFSLTQENKSLQDKLDRLLLEKEEYGERTLMPQVQEKSIEQEVFLLREELSQTQRKLHEMEEVKANECQKQSEKMGRTDIIPKLHDCREVSTLTEREDDNLKLQLENLQNERDQLRETIQEAINAKSEIQEELRCAYNSLRQHQETIVELKESISEKENQLLKVQEALKETAAELQQKLTEETENLTSEYDKLLAEKEQITRTMNEQICQQLEKITLLNQEKDELQQMVATCKTERDRLEANCHESEERFLKVLAEMENLQEELRHQKEQADIQKNILANKEEKLQNTEEKLNGEINKLKEEAIKLNEDFNWVNKERHQLLGELEEKTASESHKLQQLERQCDLLAQERDQLQEILEGIRAEKNKLEVNLQKSVDKILETEKELKWQQELLSNEKIKAEEREECLLKAQRWSETLEDSLTNKIQQLTEMLNSISCERDRLLAERTSHSFQLKEQISSIQQEKDELQKLLQNVRTERDQLKTELQKSSEMCVETNAKLECALGQLKQRNLNDQSIQVNPLDNAEQVVDDSLKEKTLKIQELLEKFPNMGKSYECLSTVSLNLKKELDSQKALMAVILTRLSSEQSKGVKRLQAENEKINSHLQSLLNKLKFLFSRVCSKRREYHTTVNKYKMELLEEKRKQDQLQAQIQYLGKTYLNQNEIPSQELNISEVLQSLHLDAENILKDLSEMETELHCIEAELQQEESARKETTQFWKACSGTHCDTEELKEELEKDNERLLQVIKFWTPKVKILLQLSSELDARTSNYCKNADVESKQRKERSEELLQKLNTLKEQLAPGGSASLALQEENYTLHNKLKAAEQDKKAMEVKIQKLEDVISEVGKNVKEKNDRINELQAQVTTKAATSELTHLQAKLNEMENCLRTALKENQSLQAKLDKGADLYKAEIDRLKTQLVKYDMERMKQSNFFDTKLANYKALAEHQEQQLTKLKEELRRTYKEQDVTVLPEKEASQQSQIPFTCGGGSGIVQSTQILVLKAEQAKLQKENLHLKKQNDLLLSNELQLKEELGKWKERALKWKERSSRETTRETVPRSPKKAVSYSLKEQIPSPFKETISQTVIQDTSKPLPQTNFFDNSSLGMLPAEIEPTEEHLKHWFGTSENDKASDCITQ from the exons ATGGCGGACGAGGGAGCCGTGACCGTCTGCGTGCGTGTGCGGCCACTCATTGCCAG AGAAAATGATCTGGAACATAAAGTGTCACTGCACTGGAGAAGTGAAAATAATACGATATCCGATGTGAATGGTACAAGAGTATTCAGTTATG ATCGTGTATTTCAGTCAAGTGACAACACTCAGCAGTTATATGACGGTGTAGCTGTTCCAATTATACAGTCAGCTGTGCAAGGTTATAATG GCACAATTTTTGCTTATGGACAGACTGCTTCAGGGAAGACATACACAATGATGGGAAATGAAGATTCTGTAGGCATTATCCCTAAAGCAATTcaacatgttttcaaaatcatttgTGAG ATTCCGGATCGAGAATTCTTGCTAAGGGTTTCTTACATGGAAATCTACAATGAAACCATTACAGATTTGCTTTGTGATACCAGGAAAAAGAAGCCTCTAGGAATTCGTGAGGATGTTAAT AGGAATACGTATGTAGAAGACCTGATTGAAGAGGTAGTGGTTGCTCCAGAACAAGTTATGGCATGGatcagaaaaggagaaa AAAATCGCCATTatggagaaacaaaaatgaacGAACACAGCAGCCGTTCTCACACCATCTTCAGAATG ATCATTGAAAGCAGAGAACGAAGTGATCCTGCAAATGCAAACTGTGAGGGAGCAGTGATGGTATCCCACTTG AACTTGGTGGATCTGGCAGGCAGTGAAAGAGCTAGTCAAACAGGATCTGAAG GTGTCAGACTGAAAGAAGGCTGCAATATAAACCGGAGCTTGTTCATTCTTGGTCAAGTTATCAAAAAACTTTGTGATGACCCTTCTGG GTTTATAAATTACAGAGACAGCAAGCTGACGCGAATTCTGCAGAACTCCCTTGGAGGAAATGCTAAGACGGTCATTATTTGTACAATTACTCCCGTTTCTTTTGATGAAACGCTCAGTACTCTTCAG TTTGCCAATACAGCCAAAAGAATGAAGAATACTCCAAAAGTTAATGAAGTACTTGATGATGATGCCCTCCTGAAGAGATACCGCAAAGAAATTCTGgatttgaaaaagcagctggaagaa GTGTCTTCAAAGACTCAAATCCATGCAATGGAGAAAGACCAGTTGGCTCAGctgttggaagaaaaaaattctcttcaaAAAGTACAAGAAGATAGGATACGGAACTTAACTGAGATGCTGGTGacttctgcctccttttcctcAAAACAGAAAGCCAAT gccaAGAGAAGAAGAAGAGTTACTTGGGCTCCTGGTAAAATAAACCAGATGAGCATGAGTTGTTTTGAAGACTTTACATCAGGGctgactgaaacaaaaaaaatgaaaaggtctCTGTCATCAGTACCAGACACAGAGGATT CTATATTAGAGAATTTTGAATATGACAACCAGTGTCTGATGGCTCCTGATCAAATTTCAGATGAAGGGACTGCTGGACCTAACATGAATTGG ACTCAGAAAGACTTTGAAGAATCTGTGCAACTCTGTGAAGCATTAGCACTAGAAAAG GATATTGCTGTAAATGAGGTCAACGTCCTGCAAGCTAACTTTAATAGCCTAGTATTGGAAAATGAGCAGTTGAAgttagaaataaatgaaatgaaggagaaactgaaagaaaaaatggaaatggatgAATTTGAAGCACtggagaaacaaacacaaaaagatcATGAG GCAGAAATAAACTCCAAATTGGAAGagctgagagagaaagagaacaaaataaagatattaCAGAATCATGTGGAAGaactgcagaaagcaggagcagaaaaaaaggacataTCTTTTTCAGTG GGAGATTCTGATAAGCTAACTGAGGAAATTCAGCAGTTGAATAAATCCCTTTTAGATAGTGAAACCATAGCCTTGGATGCCAAAAAAGAATCTGCTTTTCTCAGAACTGAAAATTTGgaactgaaggaaaagatg aatGAACTCGCAAATAATTACAAGCAAATGCAAAAGGATGTCCAATTCTATCAAAGCCAAATAGAAGCAGGAAAAGCCagttataaaaaaatgcaagctgACTTGCAGAAAGAGTTGCAGTCTGTATTTCAAGAAAATGCAAGACTAACCTCACTAATGGAGGGTAAAGTTCCAAAAG ATATGCTCTGTCTTggggagctggaaaaaaaggcagctgacTTAAAAGGAGAACTAGAGAAAACATTGAAAGAGAAAGCACTTCTACAAAAACAAGTAGATGAGCTCTCAGAATATCAGACTCTACCAAATGTTGTTGAGATGCAGCAGAAAGag ATTATTGAAAAATGTGAGGAGCTACACTTAGTaaaactggaaagagaaaagctgctttctgacGTAGCTGACAATGAAATTAGATTTAAACATATGACTGAAGAAATTGGAAAATCAGAAGACAGTCTAGCAGATGCACAACTTAAATATGTAAAGCTTGATCAGGAATATGTAGCACTTAAACAGCTCCATGAAGAACTACAGCAAAAATATGTAGCAGTATTGGgaaacaatgaacaaatgaagcTTCAAATAGATACGCTATCCAAAGAAGCACAGGAGTCTAAAACAACTTTGGATGAAGTGAAATCAGAG CTCTCTATCAAAATGAAAGAACTGGCAGAGAAAACGGCAGAGCACAAACAGCTTCTTGAGGTAAGAGAAGATTTTATTCAAACTCAGCAGAAGTTAAATGAAATGGAGCAAttaaaagagcaagaaaagatTATGGAGTTGAGACTGGAGGCCAAGGATTCAGAGATTCAAACAATTATTCAGCAGCTTACTGAACgtcaggaagaaataaaaactttaacCCAGGAAAGAGATGACCTGAAGCAAAAAGAGGAGTCTCTCCAAGCTGAGACAGACCAACTCAAAGAGGATATAAAGGACACTGTTTCAATG AATATTTTGGCACATGAAGAACTGAGAAATGCACAGAGTTCTCTCAAGCAATCGCAGGAGACTGTGAAGAAgttggaaaaaagtatttctgaaaaacaattgCAGTTTCTGTGTGTTGAAGAGGCACTGGGGAAAACCATTAAAGAATACAAAATACAG ATAGCacaaatgacagaagaaataaaaatcatcacAATGGAGAGAGACGGGCTTGCTGagggcaaaacagaaaatgatacCTGTAGAGAAAGTGATGAGCTTCAGGTGCAAAAGGAACAAATCTTTTCCCTTACACAAGAGAACAAATCATTGCAGGATAAGCTGGACCgtttgcttttggaaaaagaagagtATGGAGAAAGAACTTTG ATGCCACAGGTTCAAGAAAAATCTATTGAGCAAGAAGTATTTCTTCTGCGAGAGGAGTTGAGCCAGacacaaagaaaactgcatgaaaTGGAGGAAGTGAAGGCCAATGAATGtcaaaaacaatctgaaaaaaTGGGGAGAACAGATATTATTCCAAAACTGCATGACTGTCGAGAAGTGAGCACTCtgacagaaagagaagatgatAATCTTAAACTGCAACTGGAGAATCTCCAAAATGAGAGAGACCAGCTAAGAGAAACTATACAGGAGGCAATTAACGCT AAGTCGGAGATCCAGGAAGAGTTGAGATGTGCTTATAATTCTCTCAGACAACATCAGGAGACTATTGTGGAGCTGAAAGAGagtatttcagagaaagaaaatcaactctTGAAAGTGCAAGAGGCATTGAAGGAAACAgctgctgaactgcagcagAAG CTtactgaagaaactgaaaacctgACTTCTGAATATGACAAGCTActggcagaaaaagaacaaattacaAGAACAATGAATGAGCAGATCTGTCAGCAGCTTGAGAAAATCACTTTACTAAATCAGGAGAAAGATGAGCTACAGCAAATGGTAGCAACttgtaaaacagaaagagatCGGTTAGAGGCTAACTGTCATGAAAGTGAAGAGAGG TTCTTAAAAGTTctggcagaaatggaaaatctaCAGGAAGAACTAAGGCACCAGAAAGAGCAAGCTGATATCCAGAAGAACATATTAGCAAataaagaagagaaactgcaaaacactgaagaaaaactaaatggagaaataaacaaactgaaagaagaGGCAA TCAAGTTGAATGAGGACTTCAATTGGGTAAATAAGGAAAggcaccagctgctgggagaactggaagaaaagacTGCGAGTGAGAGCCATAAACTTCAACAGCTAGAGAGACAGTGTGACTTGTTAGCACAGGAGAGAGATCAGCTCCAGGAAATACTGGAAGGTATTAGAGCAGAGAAGAACAAACTGGAGGTGAACCTACAGAAGAGTGTTGATAAG AttcttgaaacagaaaaggaattgaAGTGGCAACAAGAACTCCTCAGCAATGAGAAGAtcaaagctgaagaaagggaagaatgtTTGTTAAAGGCTCAGAGGTGGTCAGAGACTTTGGAGGACagcctaacaaacaag ATTCAACAGTTAACTGAGATGCTAAATAGCATATCATGTGAAAGAGACCGGTTATTGGCTGAAAGAACTAGTCATTCTTTCCAACTTAAAGAACAAATCTCATCaattcagcaagaaaaagatGAGCTACAAAAACTTCTCCAGAATGTCAGGACTGAGCGGGACCAGCTCAAGACAGAATTGCAAAAAAGTTCTGAGATG tgtgttgaaacaaatgcaaaactggAATGTGCTCTAGGCCAGCTGAAGCAGAGAAACCTGAATGATCAGTCCATTCAGGTGAACCCACTGGATAATGCAGAGCAGGTGGTTGATGACagcctgaaggaaaaaaccttgaaaattcAG GAGCTTCTTGAGAAATTCCCAAATATGGGGAAGAGCTATGAATGTCTTTCTACGGTGTCTCTTAATCTAAAGAAAGAGCTGGATAGTCAGAAAGCACTGATGGCTGTGATACTGACTCGGCTTTCATCAGAACAGAGTAAAGGAGTCAAAAGACTTCaagctgaaaatgagaaaataaacagtCATCTCCAGAGTTTACTGAACAAACTGAAG TTCCTGTTCAGCCGTGTTTGCTCCAAGAGAAGAGAATATCATACTACTGTTAACAAGTATAAAATGGAATTGcttgaggaaaagagaaaacaggatCAGTTACAAGCTCAAATTCAATATCTGGGGAAGACTTATTTAAACCAGAATGAAATACCTTCTCAAGAGTTAAACATCAGTGAAGTGTTGCAGAGTTTGCATTTGGATGCAGAG aacattCTCAAAGATTTATCAGAAATGGAAACTGAACTTCACTGCATAGAGGCAGAGTTACAGCAAGAAGAAAGTGctagaaaagaaacaacacagTTCTGGAAAGCTTGTTCAGGAACTCACTGTGACACAGAGGAACTTAAAGAAGAGTTAGAGAAAGATAATGAAAGGCTTTTGCAAGTCATTAAGTTCTGGACTCCTAAAGTAAAG ATACTCCTTCAGCTTTCTTCAGAGCTGGATGCCAGAACTAGCAATTATTGTAAAAATGCTGATGTTGaatcaaaacagagaaaagagagaagtgaAGAGTTGCTTCAGAAACTGAACACTCTTAAAGAACAACTGGCCCCTGGTGGCTCTGCCAGTCTTGCATTACAAGAAGAAAACTACACGCTTCATAACAAATTAAAGGCTGCAGAACAAGATAAAAAG GCTATGGAAGTAAAAATTCAGAAGTTGGAAGATGTAATAAGTGAAGTAGGAAAAAatgtcaaagagaaaaatgacaggATAAACGAGTTACAAGCACAGGtaacaacaaaagcagcaacaagTGAGCTCACCCATCTGCAAGCCAAACTGAATGAGATGGAGAACTGCCTCAGAACTGCCTTAAAAGAGAATCAGAGTCTTCAG gcaaAACTAGATAAAGGTGCTGATTTGTACAAAGCAGAAATTGATCGTCTCAAAACACAATTGGTAAAATATGATatggaaagaatgaaacaaTCTAACTTTTTTGATACAAA ACTTGCTAATTATAAAGCTCTTGCAGAACACCAAGAACAACAGTTAACAAAGCTAAAAGAAGAACTTCGAAGAACATACAAAGAGCAAGATGTTACTG